One part of the Bacteroidota bacterium genome encodes these proteins:
- a CDS encoding T9SS type A sorting domain-containing protein, protein TDINAPTDSARYIVEAAPAQPCNVSIKNPDALASSIKSSKSNTSDRLGGPISVAETSLNNLISVYPNPNHGSFTVIASEAKQSQIKIYNTLGELVYQTSVKEKKTEIKIPEIKQGIYQLQVVSENGITNKKIIINH, encoded by the coding sequence TACAGATATCAATGCCCCTACCGACAGCGCCCGTTATATTGTAGAAGCCGCACCTGCTCAGCCCTGCAATGTTTCCATAAAGAATCCGGATGCGTTGGCTTCCTCCATCAAATCATCCAAATCAAATACTTCTGACCGGCTGGGGGGACCCATATCGGTTGCTGAAACATCACTGAATAATTTAATCAGCGTTTATCCCAATCCCAATCACGGAAGTTTCACCGTCATTGCGAGCGAAGCGAAGCAATCTCAAATCAAAATCTATAACACGCTGGGTGAATTGGTTTATCAAACATCCGTTAAAGAAAAGAAAACAGAAATAAAAATTCCTGAAATAAAACAAGGAATTTATCAGTTGCAAGTAGTATCAGAAAACGGAATAACAAACAAAAAAATAATCATAAACCATTAA